In the genome of Onychomys torridus unplaced genomic scaffold, mOncTor1.1, whole genome shotgun sequence, one region contains:
- the LOC118575636 gene encoding olfactory receptor 1361-like has translation MRGTNQSSVSQFLLLGLSRQPQQQQVLFLLFLIMYLATVLGNLLIILAIGTDSRLHTPMYFFLSNLSFVDVCFSSTTVPKVLANHILGSQAISFSGCLTQMYFLFMFVDMDNFLLAVMAYDRYVAICHPLHYTTKMTHQLCVLMVVGSWVVANLNVLLHTLLMARLSFCADNTIPHFFCDITPLLKLSCSDTHLNELMILTEGAVIMVTPFVCILVSYTRITSAVLRVSSPRGRWKAFSTCSSHLAVVGLFYGTIIAVYFNPLSAHSSESDTAATVLYTVVTPMLNPFIYSLRNRDLQGALRKVVQRRTSV, from the coding sequence ATGAGAGGCACCAACCAGTCGAGcgtctcccagttcctcctcctgggactctccaggcagccccagcagcagcaggtcctcttcctgctcttcctcatcATGTACCTGGCCACTGTCCTGGGAAACCTGCTCATCATCCTGGCCATCGGCACAGACTCCCGCCTGCacacccccatgtacttcttcctcagcaACCTGTCCTTTGTGGATGTCTGCTTCTCCTCCACCACTGTCCCCAAGGTGCTGGCCAACCATATACTCGGGAGTCAGGCCATATCCTTCTCTGGATGTCTCACACAGATGTATTTCCTTTTCATGTTTGTGGATATGGACAATTTCCTGCTGGCTGTGATGGCCTATGACCGGTATGTGGCCATATGTCACCCTTTACACTACACAACAAAGATGACCCATCAACTCTGTGTCCTGATGGTGGTTGGATCATGGGTGGTAGCCAATCTGAATGTCCTATTACACACCCTGCTCATGGCTAGACTCTCATTCTGTGCAGACAACACCATCCCCCACTTCTTCTGTGATATCACTCCCCTCCTGAAACTCTCCTGCTCAGACACACACCTCAATGAGCTGATGATTCTTACGGAGGGAGCTGTGATCATGGTCACCCCATTTGTCTGCATCCTGGTCTCCTACACCCGAATCACCTCTGCTGTCCTGAGAGTCTCATCCCCAAGGGGCAGATGgaaagccttctccacctgcagCTCCCACCTGGCTGTGGTCGGCCTCTTCTATGGCACCATCATCGCTGTGTATTTCAACCCCTTATCTGCACACTCATCTGAGAGTGACACGGCAGCCACCGTGCTGTACACAGTGGTGACCCCCATGCTGAACCCTttcatctacagcctgaggaacaggGACCTGCAAGGGGCTCTGCGCAAAGTGGTCCAGAGAAGGACTTCTGTTTAA